The proteins below come from a single Campylobacter sp. CCUG 57310 genomic window:
- a CDS encoding SAM-dependent methyltransferase — protein sequence MNKQTHLSKNQTINLGSYYTPKFVVDIVYDMLGKYINFNDFVFLDSSCGYGDFFTKNLKYIGADIDEVALKKVSRDVLKIHTNSLLNLSRDKFEIQATDNLVIIGNPPYNDKTSIVRNSIKKELFSMDKNLEHRDLGISFMRSFEVLKPEFVCVLHPLSYLIKQTNFNALAKFKNNYKLIDAVIISSEIFTSNSNTFFPIIIALYEKNSLGMSYEFIKNYEFKTYESNKFCLSDFDFIGNYVQKYPNHNDNREAVAYFHTLRDINALKRNRTFVKTQGANTVKVFAENLKYYCYIDHFKRFANNLPYYFGNLDVFIDNNKFLEISDEFLNTKGSKNIDKYFKTLIKNIQGESNANYSR from the coding sequence GTGAATAAACAAACCCATTTAAGTAAAAATCAAACCATAAATTTAGGAAGCTACTACACTCCAAAATTTGTAGTTGATATCGTTTATGATATGCTTGGCAAATATATAAATTTTAACGACTTCGTCTTTCTTGATAGTAGTTGCGGATACGGTGATTTTTTTACTAAAAATTTAAAATATATAGGTGCGGATATAGATGAGGTTGCACTTAAAAAAGTATCTAGGGATGTACTAAAAATACATACAAATTCGCTTTTAAATTTAAGCAGGGATAAATTTGAAATACAAGCAACCGATAATCTTGTTATAATAGGTAATCCGCCTTACAACGACAAAACATCAATAGTGCGAAACAGTATCAAAAAAGAGCTGTTTAGTATGGATAAAAATTTAGAACATAGAGATTTGGGTATATCGTTTATGCGTTCTTTTGAGGTTTTAAAACCTGAATTTGTTTGTGTTTTACATCCTTTGTCATATTTAATCAAACAAACTAACTTCAATGCTCTGGCAAAATTTAAAAATAATTACAAGCTAATAGACGCCGTCATAATAAGCTCTGAAATTTTTACATCAAATTCCAATACTTTTTTTCCTATAATCATAGCGCTATATGAAAAAAATAGTCTTGGAATGAGTTATGAGTTTATTAAAAATTATGAATTTAAGACTTATGAAAGTAACAAATTTTGTCTCAGTGACTTTGATTTTATAGGCAACTATGTACAAAAATACCCAAATCATAACGATAATCGTGAAGCTGTTGCATATTTTCATACATTACGCGATATAAATGCGCTTAAACGTAATCGGACTTTTGTGAAAACTCAAGGTGCAAATACTGTTAAAGTTTTTGCCGAAAATTTAAAATACTACTGCTATATTGACCATTTTAAAAGATTTGCAAATAACTTGCCGTATTATTTCGGAAATCTTGATGTCTTTATAGATAATAATAAATTTTTAGAAATTTCAGATGAGTTTTTAAATACAAAGGGTAGTAAAAACATAGATAAGTATTTTAAAACTTTAATAAAAAATATACAAGGAGAGAGTAATGCAAACTATTCTAGATGA
- a CDS encoding purine-nucleoside phosphorylase: MIISAGQNEIFDFALPMGVGLVDMSINLTKFLCENQQNLPDEILFVGSAGIYKDGKIFGIYESAVGANIEISSLEDKSYTPCKKEISLIQICDKNLNTKVSHETIRVNSSNFITTDENLAYRLAELGYALENMEFFAVLKVATKFKISARGIFVATNFCNQNAHEDFVKNHQKAKEILINSLKERNLI; this comes from the coding sequence ATGATAATTTCTGCCGGTCAAAATGAAATTTTTGATTTTGCTTTGCCGATGGGAGTAGGGCTTGTCGATATGAGCATAAATTTGACAAAATTTTTATGTGAAAATCAGCAAAATTTGCCTGATGAGATTTTATTTGTAGGTTCGGCAGGCATTTATAAAGATGGAAAAATTTTTGGAATTTATGAGAGTGCGGTTGGTGCAAACATTGAAATTTCAAGCTTGGAAGATAAAAGCTATACTCCGTGTAAGAAAGAAATTTCATTAATACAAATTTGTGACAAAAATTTAAACACCAAAGTTTCACATGAAACTATCCGAGTAAATTCTTCAAACTTTATCACGACTGATGAAAATTTGGCATATAGACTTGCTGAGCTTGGCTATGCTCTGGAAAATATGGAATTTTTTGCAGTTTTAAAAGTTGCGACAAAATTTAAAATTTCCGCCAGAGGTATCTTTGTCGCGACAAATTTTTGCAACCAAAATGCACATGAGGACTTTGTAAAAAATCACCAAAAAGCCAAAGAGATACTTATAAATTCACTTAAAGAGAGAAATTTGATATGA
- a CDS encoding cupin domain-containing protein has product MKKFSLAVCFVALSFGALNAHPLIPETDRSVQVYKRDALVPWNRENAGGGIGPLLGDFAYNRHQTGDQDAFREIGWLTLPKGASIGLHKHIDNEDVYIIISGKGVFTDSHGKQTEVSAGDVTIARPGQSHALANTGEEPLVFINVVAKTDSAVKK; this is encoded by the coding sequence ATGAAGAAATTTAGTCTTGCAGTTTGCTTTGTCGCGCTATCTTTTGGCGCTTTAAACGCTCACCCGCTCATACCTGAGACCGATAGGAGCGTGCAGGTCTATAAAAGAGACGCGCTAGTTCCTTGGAACCGTGAAAATGCAGGCGGAGGCATAGGACCTTTGCTTGGGGATTTTGCGTATAACCGCCATCAGACAGGCGATCAAGACGCTTTTAGAGAGATAGGATGGCTAACTTTGCCAAAGGGCGCTTCCATAGGGCTTCATAAGCATATCGATAACGAAGATGTCTATATCATCATTTCGGGTAAAGGGGTGTTTACGGACTCTCACGGCAAGCAGACCGAAGTGAGTGCAGGTGACGTAACTATCGCTCGTCCCGGACAAAGCCATGCTTTAGCAAATACGGGCGAAGAACCGCTTGTGTTTATAAATGTGGTCGCGAAAACAGATAGTGCAGTTAAAAAATAA
- a CDS encoding DUF4857 domain-containing protein has translation MKSIFLKEITRLGLFFGFLILVLALFFAWFSFDLSYKFGAIHPESVIWYGYVFFDNEPEFVTFAAISASFICVALAQFLPQRNRIKCLLHLPVSSFQILIWHYIFAALFFVVIWAVFGAWLVFLASKFYPIVITKEIFINWCYFCLSSAVFYIFTSSALIDKKSLRAAISSVIFVVVCFAVVFYVKSFVLLLVLLLVSILLGFNALISHKETSINLAFLSLIYAGILAIAGFGGYKFYEQKFANKSERYYIFYSPSLKEFVFQENLGGHYFAYRSASGKVFKNETEYKNELAFNYYMDLKQQGKMPVKIGDEVFSEADIRQARMSMTYAPKDGVPIEIPLYPLFNPDPKISAIPFSDDMIYFDKDKFRVFHHDGDEEREFSQILNKEAKNLGVKFPIQAVFGRFTNLKPFDAGVFFKDNLGEFFNIKIYDNNVSFEAVKSLKNFEYLHINESKNSEFMGLAFNEGKIYLFSKEYELKELKTTKFDPATMRLRLSFDPKFLQVRFDDGKDYRAFAFDKDNFKKIDEIHLKAP, from the coding sequence GTGAAGTCGATATTTTTAAAAGAGATTACAAGACTAGGGCTGTTTTTTGGATTTTTGATTTTGGTTTTAGCTCTGTTTTTTGCCTGGTTTAGCTTTGATCTTAGCTACAAATTCGGAGCCATTCATCCAGAATCAGTCATCTGGTACGGCTATGTGTTTTTTGATAACGAGCCCGAATTTGTAACTTTTGCGGCTATTTCGGCAAGCTTTATCTGTGTGGCTTTGGCGCAGTTTTTACCGCAACGAAATCGTATAAAGTGCCTGCTTCATCTACCTGTGTCAAGCTTTCAAATTTTGATTTGGCACTATATTTTTGCCGCCTTGTTTTTTGTAGTTATTTGGGCTGTTTTTGGCGCTTGGCTTGTGTTTTTGGCAAGCAAATTTTATCCTATCGTTATCACAAAAGAGATTTTTATAAATTGGTGTTATTTTTGCTTAAGTTCGGCAGTTTTTTATATATTTACAAGTTCGGCGTTAATTGATAAAAAAAGCCTTAGAGCGGCTATCTCAAGCGTGATTTTTGTAGTAGTTTGCTTTGCGGTTGTGTTTTACGTTAAGAGCTTTGTCTTGCTTCTTGTTTTGCTTTTGGTCTCTATCTTGCTTGGATTTAATGCACTCATCTCGCACAAAGAAACTTCGATAAATTTAGCCTTTTTGTCGTTGATTTACGCAGGAATTTTAGCCATAGCGGGATTTGGCGGATATAAATTTTACGAGCAGAAATTCGCAAACAAATCCGAAAGGTATTATATATTTTACTCGCCGAGCCTTAAAGAATTTGTATTTCAAGAGAATTTGGGCGGGCATTATTTCGCCTACAGAAGCGCTAGCGGAAAGGTTTTTAAAAACGAAACGGAGTATAAAAACGAGCTTGCCTTTAACTACTATATGGACTTAAAACAGCAAGGCAAAATGCCCGTTAAAATCGGCGATGAGGTATTTAGCGAGGCTGATATAAGGCAGGCTAGGATGTCGATGACTTACGCGCCAAAAGACGGTGTGCCGATTGAAATTCCGCTCTATCCGCTCTTTAACCCCGATCCTAAAATTTCAGCCATACCTTTTAGCGATGACATGATTTATTTTGATAAGGATAAATTTCGCGTTTTTCATCATGACGGTGACGAGGAGAGGGAATTTAGCCAAATTTTAAATAAAGAGGCTAAAAATTTGGGCGTGAAATTTCCGATTCAGGCTGTTTTTGGAAGATTTACTAACCTAAAGCCTTTTGATGCGGGAGTGTTTTTTAAGGATAATTTGGGCGAGTTTTTTAATATCAAAATTTATGATAACAATGTAAGTTTTGAAGCGGTTAAGAGCCTTAAAAATTTTGAGTATCTACATATAAATGAGAGTAAAAATAGCGAATTTATGGGGCTTGCTTTTAATGAAGGCAAAATTTATCTGTTTAGCAAAGAGTATGAGCTAAAAGAGCTTAAAACGACCAAATTTGACCCTGCCACAATGCGTCTTAGATTAAGCTTTGATCCGAAATTTTTGCAAGTGAGATTTGATGACGGCAAGGACTACCGTGCGTTTGCTTTTGATAAGGATAACTTTAAGAAAATTGATGAAATTCATCTTAAAGCGCCTTAA
- the rlmN gene encoding 23S rRNA (adenine(2503)-C(2))-methyltransferase RlmN, whose product MKNLLDYTLDELESEFSPKFRAKQIYEWIYKKNANSFDEMLNLPKAMREQLRGEFYFDPLKCVKAEQSSDGSIKYLFELKDGYRIESVLLPMKEEQSNEDGRPTRHARYTICVSSQVGCRMGCSFCLTAKGGLTRNLTPGEIVGQILWIKKANNIPYERRINIVYMGMGEPLDNLTNVSKAIKILMENDGLAIGARRQTVSTSGLGSQIKKLGEMDLGVLLAISLHAVTDELRTKLMPINKAYNIESVMQAVREFPIDMRKRVMFEYLVIKDMNDSIKDAKKLVKLLHGIKAKVNLIYFNPHEGSLYKRPELEDMLKFQEYLRDHGVTCTIRQSKGLDISAACGQLKERNESI is encoded by the coding sequence ATGAAAAATCTGCTTGACTATACACTTGATGAGCTTGAGAGTGAATTTAGTCCCAAATTTCGTGCCAAACAAATTTATGAGTGGATTTATAAGAAAAATGCAAATTCGTTTGACGAGATGTTAAATTTGCCTAAAGCTATGCGAGAGCAGCTTAGAGGAGAGTTTTATTTCGATCCACTTAAATGTGTAAAAGCCGAACAGAGCAGTGACGGTTCTATAAAATATCTTTTTGAACTAAAAGACGGATACCGAATCGAAAGTGTTCTTTTGCCCATGAAAGAGGAGCAAAGCAATGAAGACGGCAGGCCAACACGACATGCTCGCTATACTATATGTGTTAGTTCGCAGGTTGGCTGTAGAATGGGATGTTCGTTTTGTCTGACCGCTAAAGGCGGACTAACGCGCAATCTAACGCCTGGAGAGATCGTAGGTCAAATTTTGTGGATAAAAAAAGCTAACAATATACCTTATGAGAGGCGAATAAATATCGTTTATATGGGCATGGGTGAACCTCTTGATAATCTTACTAACGTTAGTAAAGCGATAAAAATTCTTATGGAAAATGACGGACTTGCGATAGGTGCAAGGCGTCAGACAGTTTCAACCAGCGGGCTTGGCTCACAGATAAAAAAGCTTGGAGAGATGGATTTAGGTGTGTTGTTAGCCATATCTCTGCATGCCGTTACTGACGAGCTTAGAACAAAACTAATGCCTATAAATAAGGCTTACAATATCGAATCGGTTATGCAGGCTGTTAGAGAATTTCCCATCGATATGCGCAAACGGGTTATGTTTGAGTATCTTGTTATCAAGGATATGAATGACAGCATTAAGGATGCCAAAAAGCTTGTCAAGCTACTTCACGGCATCAAAGCAAAGGTAAATTTGATATATTTTAATCCCCACGAAGGAAGTTTGTATAAACGACCAGAGCTTGAGGATATGCTTAAATTTCAAGAATACCTTAGAGATCACGGCGTAACTTGCACTATTCGCCAAAGCAAGGGACTTGATATTTCTGCTGCTTGCGGACAACTCAAAGAGAGAAATGAGAGCATATGA
- a CDS encoding RNA pseudouridine synthase: protein MPYVNRFIARANRQKAYEILINSGFSMRDAQRLIDKGRLICNGIVVSEKNAILSGEICLIDYETNPRGLKPIFECDKFAVFDKPSGVLSHPNGRNCEYSLNDEIWYLYGREASVAHRLDFETSGLIVVARDKISQIQLKKLFENRKVAKSYVAMVSGKISTNLTINAKMDLANDYDDIKMRMQICENGKEAITEISPLEYFEDIDATFVRAIPLTGRQHQIRLHLFHVERKILGEPLYGLQKEQIIKILDKDMSEIERINLTGASRLLLHADRISFELEDQIYDIKTKFDAKREFYRLAKEKFAHRA from the coding sequence TTGCCATACGTTAATAGATTTATCGCGCGCGCCAACCGGCAAAAAGCCTATGAAATTTTGATAAATTCGGGCTTTTCTATGAGAGATGCTCAACGGCTTATCGATAAAGGAAGGTTAATTTGCAATGGAATAGTAGTGAGTGAAAAAAATGCTATTTTAAGCGGTGAAATTTGCCTTATTGACTACGAAACTAACCCGCGCGGACTAAAGCCGATATTTGAGTGCGATAAATTTGCGGTTTTTGACAAACCAAGCGGAGTTTTAAGTCACCCAAACGGCAGAAACTGTGAATACTCGCTCAACGATGAAATTTGGTACTTATACGGGCGTGAGGCAAGTGTGGCACATCGCTTGGATTTCGAGACAAGCGGGTTAATCGTAGTAGCGCGAGATAAAATTTCGCAAATTCAATTAAAAAAGCTCTTTGAGAATAGAAAAGTTGCAAAAAGCTATGTAGCGATGGTCTCAGGCAAAATTTCTACAAATTTAACCATAAATGCCAAGATGGATCTAGCAAACGATTACGACGACATAAAGATGAGAATGCAAATTTGCGAAAACGGTAAAGAGGCGATCACTGAAATTTCACCGCTAGAATACTTTGAAGATATTGACGCGACTTTTGTTAGAGCCATTCCGCTTACGGGAAGGCAACACCAAATTCGTTTGCATTTGTTTCACGTAGAACGAAAAATTTTAGGTGAGCCGCTTTATGGATTACAAAAAGAGCAGATAATCAAAATTTTAGATAAAGATATGAGTGAGATCGAGCGCATAAATTTAACAGGGGCTTCGAGGCTCTTACTGCATGCGGATAGAATTTCATTTGAGTTAGAAGATCAAATTTATGATATAAAGACAAAATTTGATGCAAAAAGAGAATTTTATAGGCTTGCAAAAGAAAAATTTGCTCACCGAGCTTAG
- the purB gene encoding adenylosuccinate lyase — protein sequence MVERYSRKEMADKWSIQAKYDAWLKVEIAAVKAWNKLGFISDEDCEKIAKNAKFNIARIDEIEKTTKHDVIAFLTSVSESLGDESRFVHYGMTSSDCIDTAVALQVRDSLELIIKDVGNLMSAIKKRAYEHKHTLMVGRSHGIHGEPITFGLVLAIWYDEIKRGLELIKNAKEVISYGKISGAMGNFAHAPLELEEFTCAELGLSCAPASNQVIQRDRYAHVINAIAILASSCEKIAVAVRHYQRTEVYECEEYFSAGQKGSSAMPHKRNPVLSENITGLCRVLRGYIMPMLENVALWHERDISHSSVERFVLPDAFITADFMLVRLTNLIENLVVYPENMMKNLNLTGGLVFSQRVLLELPKRGISREDAYKIVQRNAMKVWADLQEGKQAINEKGESLYLQNLLNDEDLNKALSKDEIKACFEYSYYTKNVNGIFKRVFCE from the coding sequence ATGGTAGAACGATACTCTCGCAAAGAGATGGCTGATAAGTGGAGTATACAGGCTAAGTATGACGCTTGGCTAAAGGTCGAGATAGCGGCGGTCAAGGCTTGGAATAAGCTTGGGTTCATAAGCGATGAGGATTGTGAAAAGATAGCTAAAAATGCAAAATTTAACATCGCTAGAATAGACGAGATAGAAAAGACTACGAAGCATGACGTTATAGCATTTTTAACTAGTGTTAGCGAGAGTTTGGGAGACGAGAGTCGTTTTGTGCATTACGGCATGACAAGTAGCGATTGTATCGATACGGCTGTTGCTTTGCAGGTAAGAGATAGCCTAGAGCTTATCATAAAAGATGTTGGGAATTTGATGAGTGCGATTAAAAAACGCGCTTATGAACATAAGCATACATTAATGGTCGGCAGAAGCCACGGAATTCACGGCGAGCCGATCACATTCGGACTTGTGCTTGCGATCTGGTATGACGAGATAAAAAGAGGTCTTGAGCTTATAAAAAATGCAAAAGAGGTCATAAGCTACGGCAAAATTTCAGGCGCAATGGGAAATTTCGCTCACGCTCCGCTTGAGCTTGAAGAATTTACTTGCGCCGAGCTTGGATTAAGCTGCGCGCCCGCAAGCAACCAAGTTATCCAGCGTGACCGCTATGCTCACGTTATAAATGCCATCGCCATCCTTGCTTCAAGCTGCGAAAAGATAGCCGTAGCCGTTCGCCACTATCAGCGCACTGAAGTTTATGAGTGCGAGGAATATTTTAGCGCCGGACAAAAGGGCTCAAGCGCCATGCCGCACAAGCGAAATCCGGTTCTAAGCGAAAATATCACCGGTCTTTGCCGAGTTCTTAGAGGCTACATTATGCCTATGCTTGAAAACGTAGCGCTTTGGCACGAGCGCGATATCAGCCACAGCTCTGTTGAGAGATTTGTACTGCCTGATGCATTTATAACGGCTGATTTTATGCTGGTTCGTCTTACAAATTTGATAGAAAATTTAGTCGTTTATCCTGAAAATATGATGAAAAATTTAAATCTAACGGGTGGGCTTGTCTTTTCTCAACGCGTGCTTTTAGAGCTTCCAAAGCGCGGAATTTCACGCGAAGATGCCTATAAAATAGTGCAAAGAAACGCGATGAAGGTTTGGGCTGATCTGCAAGAGGGCAAGCAGGCTATAAATGAAAAAGGCGAGAGTTTGTATCTGCAGAATTTGCTAAATGACGAGGATTTAAATAAGGCGCTTAGCAAGGATGAGATAAAGGCTTGTTTTGAGTATAGCTACTATACGAAAAATGTTAATGGAATTTTTAAAAGAGTGTTTTGTGAATAA
- the hisF gene encoding imidazole glycerol phosphate synthase subunit HisF has protein sequence MNKFAKRIIPCLDVKDGRVVKGVNFVGLVDAGDPVEIAKRYNEEGADELTFLDITATHLGRDTIVDVVEKVARELFIPLTVGGGIKTLDDISRLLNVGCDKISLNSAAIHNPNLIDEAAKKFGSQCVVVAIDAKSFDEDYHVFINGGRIDTDKHALAWAKEAKDRGAGEILLTTMDKDGTKSGYDLRITKLFSELGIPVIASGGAGNMQHFKEAFLAGADACLAASIFHFREVEIKKLKEYLRENGIEVRL, from the coding sequence GTGAATAAATTTGCCAAACGCATAATCCCATGCCTTGACGTTAAAGACGGTCGTGTTGTAAAGGGTGTAAATTTCGTAGGTCTTGTAGATGCCGGAGATCCTGTGGAGATAGCCAAAAGATACAACGAAGAGGGTGCCGATGAGCTAACGTTTCTTGACATCACGGCGACTCACTTGGGGCGAGATACTATCGTGGATGTGGTAGAAAAAGTGGCTCGCGAGCTTTTTATCCCGCTAACGGTTGGCGGAGGTATCAAGACTCTTGATGATATTTCACGGCTTTTAAACGTGGGGTGCGATAAGATAAGTCTAAACTCGGCAGCCATCCATAATCCGAATTTGATAGACGAAGCCGCGAAGAAATTCGGCTCTCAGTGCGTCGTAGTAGCCATTGACGCGAAGAGTTTTGATGAAGATTATCACGTCTTTATAAACGGCGGCAGGATAGATACGGACAAGCACGCTCTTGCTTGGGCGAAAGAGGCTAAAGATCGTGGCGCAGGTGAAATTTTACTAACCACGATGGATAAAGACGGCACTAAAAGCGGTTATGATTTGCGTATTACTAAGCTTTTTAGCGAGCTTGGCATACCTGTAATAGCAAGTGGCGGAGCGGGCAATATGCAGCATTTTAAAGAGGCGTTTTTGGCAGGCGCCGATGCTTGCTTAGCCGCTTCGATTTTTCACTTTAGGGAAGTTGAAATAAAAAAACTTAAAGAGTATCTGCGTGAAAACGGGATTGAAGTTAGGCTGTGA
- a CDS encoding ribonucleoside-diphosphate reductase subunit alpha, which translates to MKVIKRNGRAEELDISKIKKYTGAAVEGLENVNLSELEVDAKIQFRDMITTEEIQQTLIKTAVDKIDIDCPNWTFVAARLFLYDLYHKVTGYNGYNHLREYFEKGEKAGRIIPGLKEKYDLDDLNAYIKPERDLQFAYLGIKTLYDRYLIKDSKGMPIELPQQMFMAIAMFLAQNELDSQGWAKKFYDLISKFEVMLATPTLSNARTTRHQLSSCYIGSTPDNIEGIFDSYKEMALLSKFGGGIGWDWCKVRAMGGSIDGHKNAAGGIIPFLKVTNDIAVAVDQLGTRKGAIAVYVEPWHMDVGDFLDLRKNSGEERRRAHELFPSLWINDLFMKRLKSNDRWTLFDPAQVSDLCDLYGEEFEKRYVEYENDESIQKNTILAKELWKKILTSYFETGMPFLCFKDNANRANPNDHDGLIRSSNLCTEIFQNTEPNYYKIKITFDNGEEMVFDEEDDVTIDSGITKKAKKLSALDSLDRKQIFIVEKENVEGKTAVCNLASINLSKINSKEDIKRVVPIAVRMLDNVIDLNFYPHKKVKHTNLSSRSIGLGVMGEAQMLALKGIKWGSYDHLALIDSIMENISYQAIYSSSNLAVEKGKYPTFEGSKWSKGIFPIDVANENAKALVNRGGLFDEDTCDWDWLRQKVKTDGMRNGYLMAIAPTSSISILVGTTQTIEPVYKRKWFEQNLSGMIPTVVPDLSPDTWQFYTPAYELDQRVLVKAGAIRQKWIDQGQSLNIFMSLDKASGGYLNEIYTLAWELGLKSTYYLRSESPDSNKVNNVADRSIECEGCQ; encoded by the coding sequence ATGAAAGTAATCAAACGTAACGGAAGAGCTGAAGAGCTTGATATAAGTAAGATCAAAAAATACACAGGTGCCGCGGTTGAAGGGCTAGAAAACGTAAATTTAAGCGAGCTTGAGGTCGATGCTAAGATTCAGTTTCGTGACATGATAACGACCGAAGAGATCCAGCAAACACTCATCAAGACTGCTGTGGATAAGATAGATATAGACTGCCCTAACTGGACTTTTGTCGCGGCGCGTCTGTTTTTATACGATCTTTATCATAAAGTTACGGGTTATAACGGCTACAATCATCTGCGCGAATACTTTGAAAAGGGCGAGAAGGCAGGGCGCATTATCCCCGGACTTAAAGAAAAATACGATTTGGACGATCTAAACGCCTACATTAAGCCTGAGCGCGACTTGCAGTTTGCCTATCTTGGTATAAAGACGCTTTATGATCGCTATTTGATCAAAGATAGCAAGGGTATGCCTATCGAGCTTCCGCAGCAGATGTTTATGGCTATTGCGATGTTTTTAGCGCAAAATGAGCTTGATTCTCAGGGTTGGGCTAAGAAATTTTACGACCTTATCAGCAAATTTGAAGTCATGCTTGCAACTCCTACTCTTTCAAATGCCCGCACAACTCGCCACCAGCTAAGCAGCTGCTATATCGGAAGCACGCCTGATAATATCGAAGGGATTTTTGATAGCTACAAAGAGATGGCGCTTTTAAGCAAATTTGGAGGCGGTATCGGCTGGGATTGGTGCAAAGTACGCGCTATGGGCGGCAGTATCGACGGACATAAAAACGCCGCAGGCGGAATTATACCATTCTTAAAAGTAACTAACGACATAGCCGTAGCGGTCGATCAGCTTGGTACAAGAAAGGGCGCTATAGCCGTATATGTCGAGCCTTGGCATATGGATGTCGGTGATTTCTTAGACCTTCGCAAAAATTCAGGCGAAGAAAGACGCAGGGCGCACGAGCTATTCCCGTCGCTGTGGATAAATGATCTCTTTATGAAGCGACTTAAGTCAAATGATCGCTGGACGCTATTTGACCCTGCGCAAGTTAGTGATCTGTGCGACCTGTATGGCGAAGAATTTGAAAAGCGTTATGTAGAATATGAAAACGACGAAAGTATCCAGAAAAACACTATTTTAGCCAAAGAGCTTTGGAAGAAAATTCTAACCAGTTATTTTGAGACGGGCATGCCGTTTTTGTGCTTTAAGGATAATGCAAACAGAGCCAATCCAAACGATCACGACGGGCTTATCAGAAGCTCAAATTTATGCACCGAAATTTTCCAAAATACCGAGCCGAATTATTACAAGATCAAAATAACTTTTGATAATGGCGAAGAGATGGTGTTTGATGAGGAAGATGACGTTACTATTGATAGCGGTATAACGAAAAAGGCTAAGAAGCTAAGTGCGCTTGACAGCCTTGACAGAAAGCAAATTTTCATCGTTGAGAAAGAAAACGTAGAGGGCAAAACAGCGGTTTGCAACCTAGCAAGCATAAATTTAAGCAAGATAAATTCCAAAGAGGACATCAAGCGAGTAGTGCCGATTGCCGTTAGGATGCTTGATAACGTAATCGATCTAAATTTCTATCCGCACAAAAAAGTAAAACATACGAATTTATCCTCTCGCTCGATCGGACTTGGCGTGATGGGCGAAGCGCAAATGCTCGCGCTTAAAGGCATCAAATGGGGTAGCTACGACCACCTAGCCTTGATAGATAGCATAATGGAAAATATCAGCTACCAGGCTATCTATTCAAGCTCAAATTTAGCCGTTGAAAAGGGTAAATACCCGACTTTTGAAGGCTCAAAATGGAGCAAGGGAATCTTCCCGATAGATGTAGCAAACGAAAACGCAAAAGCTCTCGTAAATCGTGGAGGGCTGTTTGATGAGGATACTTGCGATTGGGATTGGTTGAGGCAGAAGGTTAAAACCGACGGCATGAGAAACGGCTACTTAATGGCTATCGCGCCGACTAGCTCGATATCTATCCTTGTGGGTACCACGCAGACGATTGAGCCTGTGTATAAACGCAAGTGGTTTGAGCAAAATTTAAGCGGTATGATACCGACTGTCGTGCCTGATCTAAGCCCTGATACGTGGCAATTTTATACGCCTGCATACGAGCTTGATCAAAGAGTCTTGGTAAAAGCCGGCGCTATTCGCCAAAAGTGGATAGATCAAGGACAAAGCCTAAATATATTCATGAGCCTTGATAAGGCAAGCGGCGGATACCTGAACGAAATTTA